Within the Burkholderia ubonensis genome, the region TGTTCGGCTACGAGCCCGGCGCGTTCACGGGCGCGGCGAAGCGCCGGGTCGGCAAGCTCGAATACGCGTCCGGCGGCACGCTGTTCCTCGACGAGATCGAAAGCATGCCGCTCGCGCTGCAGGTGAAGCTCCTGCGCGTGCTGCAGGACGGCGTGCTCGAGCGGCTCGGCTCGAACCAGCCGATCCGCGTGAACTGCCGGGTCGTCGCGGCCGCGAAGGGCGACATGAGCGAACTGGTCGCGGCCGGCACGTTCCGGCGCGACCTGCTGTACCGGCTCAACGTCGTGACGATCGCGCTGCCGCCGCTCGCCGAGCGCCGCGAGGACATCGTGCCGCTGTTCGAGCACTTCATGCTCGATGCGGCCGTGCGCTACGACCGCCCGGCGCCGGTGCTCACCGACCGGCAGCGCGCGAGCCTGATGCAGCGCGACTGGCCGGGCAACGTGCGCGAGCTGCGCAACGCGGCCGACCGGTTCGTGCTCGGCGTCGCCGACATGCCGCAGGACGCGGGCGCGGCGGGCGACGACGCGAACGAGCAGACGCTGAAGGAGCGGATCGAGGAGTTCGAGCGCGCGGTGATCGCCGAAGCGCTGAACCAGACGGGCGGCGCGGTCGCGGCGACCGCCGACCGGCTGCACGTCGGCAAGGCGACGCTTTACGAGAAGATGAAGCGCTACGGGCTGTCGGCGAAAGGCGATACAGACCGCTGAAACGAAAACGGACCGCGGAACCGGCGCTGTCCGGTCATGCGGTCCGTGTCGGGGCCTGCTTGCGGCGACGCGCGCATTGCGCGCCGGTCGGCCGGTATCGGGCGGGCGCTCAGGCCGCGTTGCCGAGCGCCTTCTTGAGCAGCGCG harbors:
- a CDS encoding sigma-54-dependent transcriptional regulator — protein: MANRLQVIYIEDDALVRRASVQSLQLAGFDVTGFESAEAAEKAIVADAAGVIVSDIRLPGASGLDLLAQCRERVPDVPVILVTGHGDISMAVQAMRDGAYDFIEKPFAAERLIETVRRALERRELVLENHALRRELAGQNVVAPRIIGRSPAIEQVRKLIANVAPTDASVLINGDTGAGKELIARSLHELSPRRDKPFIAVNCGALPEPMFESEMFGYEPGAFTGAAKRRVGKLEYASGGTLFLDEIESMPLALQVKLLRVLQDGVLERLGSNQPIRVNCRVVAAAKGDMSELVAAGTFRRDLLYRLNVVTIALPPLAERREDIVPLFEHFMLDAAVRYDRPAPVLTDRQRASLMQRDWPGNVRELRNAADRFVLGVADMPQDAGAAGDDANEQTLKERIEEFERAVIAEALNQTGGAVAATADRLHVGKATLYEKMKRYGLSAKGDTDR